In one window of Azospirillum ramasamyi DNA:
- a CDS encoding purine-nucleoside phosphorylase, giving the protein MLLFSCCRSAALSALLLFGLNGSLQAAEPVKVKVFVGSMFEIGKNTGDRAGEFQHWYERYWRTAEPITVKGALNPVYCNADGVCGSVLGMGKVSSSASMQAILLNPQLDLSQAYFLVTGVAGTPPSRGTIGKVSWATWVVDYDLGHRWAPEEGKPGEPTFMPRKGYEAVRLFPMNPALVSWAMRLTADTPLKDSESARAYRKRYPQEAAQRAPFVGTGTHMTGDTFFHGPGMSEQAQYIAKLYGADDYVITEMEAAAITLVIKRLQGSDRVMSLRGAVNFDQGNPNETTLQHLDPKPGETAGGFAETVENVELVGSRLVDHIVGHWDQWKDGVPALPAQ; this is encoded by the coding sequence ATGTTGTTGTTCTCCTGCTGCCGCAGCGCCGCCCTGTCGGCCCTGCTCCTGTTCGGGCTGAACGGGTCCCTCCAGGCCGCGGAGCCGGTCAAGGTCAAGGTGTTCGTCGGGTCGATGTTCGAGATCGGCAAGAACACCGGCGACCGGGCGGGCGAGTTCCAGCACTGGTACGAGCGCTATTGGCGGACCGCCGAACCGATCACGGTGAAGGGCGCCCTGAACCCGGTCTACTGCAACGCCGACGGCGTGTGCGGGTCGGTCCTGGGCATGGGCAAGGTCAGTTCCTCCGCCTCGATGCAGGCGATCCTGCTGAACCCGCAGCTCGACCTGTCGCAAGCCTATTTCCTGGTCACCGGCGTGGCCGGCACCCCGCCGTCGCGCGGCACCATCGGCAAGGTGAGCTGGGCGACCTGGGTGGTCGATTACGACCTGGGCCATCGCTGGGCGCCGGAGGAAGGCAAGCCGGGCGAGCCGACCTTCATGCCGCGCAAGGGCTATGAAGCGGTGCGCCTGTTCCCGATGAACCCGGCGCTGGTCTCCTGGGCGATGCGGCTGACCGCCGACACGCCGTTGAAGGACAGCGAGTCCGCCCGTGCCTATCGCAAGCGCTATCCGCAGGAAGCCGCGCAACGTGCTCCTTTCGTGGGCACCGGCACGCACATGACCGGCGACACCTTCTTCCACGGCCCCGGCATGTCGGAACAGGCGCAGTACATCGCCAAGCTCTATGGCGCCGACGACTATGTCATCACCGAGATGGAAGCGGCGGCGATCACGCTGGTGATCAAGCGGCTGCAGGGCTCCGACCGGGTGATGAGCCTGCGCGGCGCCGTCAATTTCGACCAAGGCAACCCGAACGAGACCACCCTGCAGCATCTCGACCCGAAGCCCGGCGAAACGGCCGGCGGCTTCGCCGAGACGGTGGAGAATGTGGAACTGGTCGGCTCCCGCCTGGTCGACCACATCGTCGGCCACTGGGACCAGTGGAAGGACGGCGTTCCGGCGCTGCCGGCCCAATAA
- a CDS encoding TetR/AcrR family transcriptional regulator — translation MPDTGLETRGVEYGAGTGTRGHARCRALLDAAAVLFVEKGYAGTSLTDVLRLAGGSRTTLYAHFGDKDGLFRAMMEEHCAQVLDDMAPDTLALDAAAPDAAGTGSEQFADPEERLVRIALHIMHALTEPQTTAILRTLISEGARVPDIVETFFRVGPERTRERIAGCLRELAEAGRIRVADADAAAQAFCGMVTGNLLMERLILPDRPVDMPAVEAYVRACVRLFLRGAAPSPPLPPPLPLPAA, via the coding sequence ATGCCCGATACGGGGCTGGAGACAAGGGGGGTGGAATACGGCGCCGGAACGGGCACCCGCGGCCATGCGCGCTGCCGGGCGCTGCTGGATGCCGCGGCGGTGCTGTTCGTCGAGAAGGGCTATGCCGGAACGTCGCTCACCGATGTGCTGCGGCTCGCCGGCGGGTCGCGCACGACCCTCTATGCCCATTTCGGCGACAAGGACGGCCTGTTCCGCGCCATGATGGAGGAGCATTGCGCCCAGGTTCTCGACGACATGGCGCCGGACACCCTCGCCTTGGATGCCGCCGCCCCAGATGCCGCCGGCACCGGTTCAGAGCAGTTCGCCGACCCGGAGGAGCGGCTGGTCCGCATCGCTCTGCACATCATGCATGCGCTGACGGAGCCGCAGACGACGGCGATCCTGCGCACGCTGATTTCCGAGGGCGCACGCGTTCCCGACATCGTCGAGACCTTCTTCCGCGTCGGGCCGGAGCGCACGCGCGAGCGGATCGCCGGCTGCCTGCGCGAACTGGCCGAGGCGGGACGGATCCGCGTCGCCGACGCCGATGCGGCGGCGCAGGCCTTCTGCGGCATGGTGACCGGCAACCTCCTGATGGAGCGGCTGATCCTGCCCGACCGCCCGGTCGACATGCCTGCGGTGGAGGCTTATGTGCGCGCCTGCGTCCGCCTGTTCCTGCGCGGCGCCGCGCCGTCCCCGCCCTTGCCCCCGCCCTTGCCCCTGCCGGCCGCCTGA
- a CDS encoding ribonuclease J, producing the protein MTFDSRRRRTAPSNRARNQRPRDDFDGSRPAANTVHGGGSTGPVPGKDEILFLPLGGCSRIGMNMALYGHAGKWLIVDAGVAFMGDEAPGIDSLMADPTFIEERMQDVVGLVVTHAHEDHIGAIHHLWPRLRCPIYASPFASHIIRDRLKEKGAHRAAKVQTFDIGDTLTIGPFRIETIAVTHSIPEPMSLAIRTAAGTVLHTGDWKFDPDPLIGRTTDVAALERLGDEGLLAMMCDSTNADVPGSTGSEADARAGLIAAFANRSGAIAVTGFASNVARMTAVAEAAAAVGRKVVLVGRSMLRMEKAAQACGYLDHVPDFMDVREASWTPRENLVFLCTGSQGEERAALSRLARNEHRDLWLEEGDTVIFSARAIPGNEEVLAEIHEHLRGMGVEIVTPADAPVHVSGHPKRDDLARMYGLVRPRFAVPVHGTIEHMEAHARLARACGVERALVPEDGDILRIAREGTRVIGRIEPKRLANTGRELIPWIPPVAVTVDAEEERVAA; encoded by the coding sequence ATGACGTTTGATTCAAGGCGGCGCCGGACGGCGCCGAGCAACCGCGCACGCAACCAGCGTCCGCGTGACGACTTCGACGGCTCCCGCCCGGCGGCCAACACGGTCCATGGCGGCGGCTCCACCGGCCCGGTTCCGGGCAAGGACGAGATCCTGTTCCTTCCGCTGGGCGGCTGTTCCCGCATCGGCATGAACATGGCGCTCTACGGTCATGCCGGCAAATGGCTGATCGTGGACGCCGGCGTCGCCTTCATGGGCGACGAGGCGCCGGGCATCGACAGCCTGATGGCCGATCCGACCTTCATCGAGGAGCGGATGCAGGACGTCGTCGGGCTGGTGGTGACCCACGCGCACGAAGACCATATCGGCGCGATCCACCATCTGTGGCCGCGCCTGCGCTGCCCGATCTATGCCAGCCCCTTCGCCTCGCACATCATCCGCGACCGGCTGAAGGAAAAGGGCGCGCACCGCGCCGCCAAGGTGCAGACCTTCGACATCGGCGACACGCTGACCATCGGTCCCTTCCGGATCGAGACCATCGCCGTCACCCATTCGATCCCCGAACCGATGTCGCTGGCGATCCGCACGGCGGCCGGCACGGTGCTGCACACCGGCGACTGGAAGTTCGATCCCGATCCGCTGATCGGCCGGACCACCGACGTCGCCGCGCTGGAGCGCCTGGGCGACGAGGGGCTGCTCGCCATGATGTGCGACAGCACCAACGCCGACGTTCCCGGCTCCACCGGATCGGAAGCCGACGCCCGCGCCGGCCTGATCGCGGCCTTCGCCAACCGTTCGGGCGCCATCGCGGTGACCGGCTTCGCCTCCAACGTCGCCCGCATGACCGCGGTGGCGGAAGCGGCGGCGGCGGTCGGGCGCAAGGTGGTGCTGGTCGGCCGGTCCATGCTGCGCATGGAAAAGGCGGCGCAGGCCTGCGGCTATCTCGATCATGTGCCGGACTTCATGGATGTCCGCGAAGCCTCCTGGACCCCGCGCGAGAACCTCGTGTTCCTCTGCACCGGCAGCCAGGGCGAGGAACGGGCGGCGCTCAGCCGGCTGGCCCGCAACGAGCACCGCGACCTCTGGCTGGAAGAGGGCGACACCGTCATCTTCTCCGCCCGCGCCATCCCCGGCAACGAGGAGGTTCTGGCCGAGATCCACGAGCATCTGCGCGGCATGGGTGTCGAGATCGTCACCCCGGCCGATGCGCCGGTCCATGTCTCCGGCCACCCGAAGCGCGACGACCTCGCGCGCATGTACGGGCTGGTCCGTCCCCGCTTCGCCGTGCCGGTCCATGGCACCATCGAGCATATGGAAGCCCACGCCCGCCTCGCCCGCGCCTGCGGCGTCGAGCGCGCCCTGGTGCCGGAGGATGGCGACATCCTGCGCATCGCGAGGGAAGGCACCCGCGTGATCGGCCGCATCGAGCCCAAGCGCCTCGCCAACACCGGCCGGGAGTTGATCCCCTGGATCCCGCCGGTGGCGGTGACGGTGGACGCGGAGGAAGAGCGCGTCGCGGCCTGA
- a CDS encoding TetR/AcrR family transcriptional regulator, whose amino-acid sequence MTNSSHKADVAAGAAGPPPAGPATCGPRGLARRQAILTAARRLFIEKGFEKTTLSDIIAVAGGSRATLYEHFGDKEGLFRAIMEEDNAMILSGLAPAQADDRVTPEAGLTAFALHLVKALLNEETTGTVRILISEGDRVPDIAEAFFRIGPENAIRRLAEYLQRLSDNGTLKIEDPAVAAQAFLGMVTGNLLVRRLILPQSAPAIPDLDRYVRQAVRLFLNGARATGNMAPG is encoded by the coding sequence ATGACGAACAGCAGCCACAAGGCCGATGTCGCCGCCGGAGCCGCCGGGCCGCCGCCGGCTGGGCCCGCCACCTGCGGACCACGCGGACTGGCGCGCCGGCAGGCGATCCTGACCGCGGCCCGGCGCCTGTTCATCGAGAAGGGCTTCGAGAAGACGACGCTCAGCGACATCATCGCCGTGGCCGGCGGTTCCCGCGCCACGCTGTACGAGCATTTCGGCGACAAGGAAGGCCTGTTCCGCGCGATCATGGAGGAGGACAACGCCATGATCCTCTCCGGCCTCGCCCCGGCCCAGGCCGACGACCGCGTCACGCCGGAGGCCGGGCTGACCGCCTTCGCCCTGCATCTGGTCAAGGCCCTGCTGAACGAGGAAACCACCGGCACGGTCCGCATCCTGATTTCCGAAGGCGACCGCGTGCCGGACATCGCCGAGGCCTTTTTCCGCATCGGCCCGGAAAACGCCATCCGCCGCCTTGCCGAGTATCTGCAACGCCTGTCGGACAACGGCACCTTGAAGATCGAGGATCCGGCCGTGGCCGCCCAGGCCTTCCTGGGCATGGTCACCGGCAACCTGCTGGTGCGCCGCCTGATCCTGCCGCAGAGCGCCCCGGCCATCCCCGACCTCGACCGCTATGTCCGGCAGGCGGTGCGGCTGTTCCTGAACGGCGCCCGCGCGACCGGAAACATGGCTCCCGGATGA
- a CDS encoding efflux RND transporter periplasmic adaptor subunit: protein MFRSNSFMTLAAAAALIAVLAGCNQQKQAAGQPPAGGPPEVSVITIGPQPLTVTTELPGRTAAYRVAEIRPQVSGIVLKRLFREGSEVKAGDQLYQIDPAIYEAALASAQADVQKAEANLQAARNKAGRYGDLVKNSVVSKQDFDDVQATLKQAEAQLAAAKAAYNLANINLSYTKVFAPISGRIGKSAVTEGALVTASQATALATIQQFDPIYVDVTQTASQLMKLREDMATGRIRPAEPGKIPVTLFLNSNGDNTPYPAKGELQFSDVTVDAGTSSVQLRAVFPNPNKELLPGLFVRARVEQGVAENAITVPQAAVSRGPDGSARVWVVGADNKAAQRTIKTERAVGNLWLVSDGLAAGEQVVVEGLQKVKPGAEVKPVPAQNALAALPEQAASAR, encoded by the coding sequence ATGTTCAGATCCAACTCATTCATGACGCTGGCCGCGGCGGCTGCGCTGATTGCGGTGCTCGCGGGCTGCAACCAGCAGAAGCAGGCGGCAGGCCAGCCCCCGGCCGGCGGTCCGCCGGAGGTGTCGGTCATCACCATCGGGCCGCAGCCCCTGACCGTGACGACCGAGCTGCCGGGACGCACCGCCGCCTACCGGGTGGCTGAAATCCGCCCGCAGGTCAGCGGCATCGTGCTGAAGCGCCTGTTCCGCGAGGGCAGCGAAGTCAAGGCCGGCGACCAGCTCTACCAGATCGATCCCGCCATCTACGAGGCGGCGCTGGCGAGCGCCCAGGCCGATGTGCAGAAGGCGGAAGCGAACCTGCAGGCCGCGCGCAACAAGGCCGGACGTTATGGCGACCTCGTGAAGAACAGCGTGGTCAGCAAGCAGGATTTCGACGACGTCCAGGCCACGCTGAAACAGGCCGAGGCGCAGCTGGCCGCCGCGAAGGCCGCCTACAACCTCGCCAACATCAACCTCAGCTACACCAAGGTTTTCGCGCCGATCTCCGGCCGCATCGGCAAGTCGGCGGTCACCGAAGGCGCGCTGGTCACCGCCAGCCAGGCGACGGCGCTGGCGACCATCCAGCAGTTCGACCCGATCTATGTCGACGTGACGCAGACCGCCTCGCAGCTGATGAAGCTGCGCGAGGATATGGCGACCGGCCGCATCCGCCCGGCCGAACCCGGCAAGATCCCGGTGACGCTGTTCCTGAACAGCAACGGCGACAACACCCCCTATCCGGCGAAGGGCGAACTCCAGTTCTCCGACGTGACGGTGGATGCCGGAACCAGCTCCGTCCAGCTGCGCGCCGTCTTCCCCAACCCGAACAAGGAACTGCTGCCAGGCCTGTTCGTGCGTGCCCGCGTGGAGCAGGGCGTCGCCGAGAACGCCATCACCGTGCCGCAGGCGGCGGTCAGCCGCGGACCGGACGGCAGCGCCCGCGTCTGGGTGGTGGGCGCCGACAACAAGGCGGCCCAGCGCACGATCAAGACCGAACGGGCGGTCGGCAATCTCTGGCTGGTGTCGGACGGGCTGGCCGCCGGCGAGCAGGTGGTCGTCGAAGGACTGCAGAAGGTCAAGCCGGGTGCCGAGGTGAAGCCGGTGCCGGCGCAGAACGCCCTTGCGGCGCTGCCTGAACAGGCCGCTTCGGCCCGCTGA
- a CDS encoding universal stress protein yields MPPGLPSGMPKDIVVFIEADEERAGRLAYAAALAQNWQAHLIATFVANRLELTPGSGFARGGALEAMLRQHHTTTRNAATEARTLFDRIVADTGISGEWRLSDHEDGESLMLHARHASLAIVGPPLRPTRPARMLSLSEDVIFASGRPTLLLPAGWPSHRIGRRIVVGWNGSREAATSIALAMPFLTAADVVHLVVVPEARPNGLLGGDPGADMSRHLARNGVEVVLEQRPGTDAGTVLLDHARTVDADLLVMGAYGRPRISEFVFGGTTRTVMAKANTPILLSR; encoded by the coding sequence ATGCCCCCCGGACTGCCATCAGGAATGCCGAAGGACATCGTCGTTTTCATCGAGGCGGACGAGGAGCGGGCGGGCCGGCTCGCCTACGCCGCCGCCCTGGCGCAAAACTGGCAGGCGCATCTGATCGCCACCTTCGTCGCCAACCGGCTGGAGCTGACCCCCGGCAGCGGCTTCGCCCGCGGCGGCGCATTGGAAGCCATGCTGCGCCAGCATCACACCACCACCCGCAACGCCGCGACGGAGGCACGGACGCTGTTCGACCGCATCGTCGCCGACACGGGCATCAGCGGTGAATGGCGCCTGTCCGACCATGAGGATGGCGAGTCGCTGATGCTCCATGCCCGCCATGCCAGCCTCGCCATCGTCGGCCCGCCGCTGCGGCCGACCCGGCCGGCGCGGATGCTCAGCCTGTCGGAGGATGTGATCTTCGCTTCCGGCCGCCCCACCCTGCTTCTGCCGGCGGGCTGGCCGTCGCACCGCATCGGGCGGCGCATCGTCGTCGGCTGGAACGGCAGCCGCGAGGCGGCGACCTCCATCGCGCTCGCGATGCCCTTCCTGACCGCGGCAGACGTGGTGCATCTGGTCGTGGTGCCCGAAGCGCGCCCGAACGGCCTGCTCGGCGGCGATCCGGGAGCCGACATGTCCCGCCATCTGGCCCGCAACGGGGTCGAGGTGGTGCTGGAACAGCGCCCCGGCACCGATGCCGGCACCGTGCTGCTGGACCATGCACGCACGGTCGATGCCGATCTGCTGGTTATGGGCGCCTACGGCCGGCCGCGGATCAGCGAGTTCGTCTTCGGCGGGACGACCCGGACGGTTATGGCGAAGGCGAACACCCCGATCCTGCTGTCGCGATGA
- a CDS encoding efflux RND transporter permease subunit, protein MSKFFIDRPVFAWVIAIVIMMAGALAILRLPVEQYPKIAPPTVSISASYPGASAKTLEDTVTQVIEQKMTGLDHFRYMSSNSDSSGNVTITLTFEPEANPDIAQVQVQNKLQLAVPLLPQEVQQRGLQVSKAGNDFLMVVGFVSSDGRLSQGEISDYVTSNLQDTLSRVEGVGDVTVFGPQNAMRIWLDPDALNNFALTTTDVSNAIKTQNAQVSAGQLGGAPAVPGQQINATITAQSRLQTPEQFGAILLRVNPDGSQVRLRDVARIEIGSETYEISAAYNGNPAAGVGIKLATGANALDTAAAVKARVAELQPFFPAGIEVIYPYDTTPFVKLSIDGVIKTLFEAIVLVFVVMYLFLQNFRATLIPTIAVPVVLLGTFGVMSAFGFSVNVLTMFGMVLAIGLLVDDAIVVVENVERVMSEEGLPPREATRKSMDQITGALIGIALVLSAVFVPMAFFGGSAGAIYRQFALTIVSAMALSVVVALVLTPALCATMLKQVPAGHGHARKGFFGLFNRGFDASSRVYVRGVRGAVNRLGRYFVAYLLILGGLGYLFLQMPSSFLPTEDRGQLFVLWSAPPNASAERTAETAKAVTSYFLEKEKDSVEGLFTIVGFNFSGRGQNAGMAFVRLKDWSERESPALKPQAIAGRAMGALSQLKDAVVFAFLPPSVPGLGNATGFDLQLVDRGGLGHDRLMQARNQLLGMAAQNPKLVGVRPNGLEDTPQFKLDIDREKASALGLSLSDINTTLSVAWGSSYVNDFIDQGRVKKVYLQADAPYRMQPSDIDRWYVRNSSNQMVPFSAFTTAQWVYGSPKLERYNGSSSLNIQGSAAPGISSGEAMAEMEAMMQKLPPGIGYEWTGLSFEERLSGSQAPVLYALSMLIVFLCLAALYESWSVPASVILVVPLGVIGAVIAATLRGLPSDVYFQVGLLTTIGLSAKNAILIVEFAKSLYDQGMDLKEATIEACRQRLRPIIMTSLAFVLGVLPLAIATGAGSESQNAIGVGVMGGMISATVLAILFVPVFFVGVYRLFVRRRPGQDAVPQHAAGD, encoded by the coding sequence ATGTCAAAATTCTTCATCGACCGGCCGGTCTTCGCCTGGGTCATCGCCATCGTCATCATGATGGCCGGCGCCCTGGCGATCCTGCGCCTGCCCGTCGAGCAATATCCGAAGATCGCGCCGCCGACGGTATCGATCTCCGCCAGCTATCCCGGCGCCTCGGCCAAGACGCTGGAGGACACGGTCACGCAGGTCATCGAACAGAAGATGACCGGGCTCGACCATTTCCGCTACATGTCCTCCAACAGTGACTCCTCCGGCAACGTGACCATCACGCTGACCTTCGAGCCGGAGGCTAACCCCGACATCGCCCAGGTCCAGGTGCAGAACAAGCTGCAGCTGGCGGTTCCCCTGCTGCCGCAGGAGGTCCAGCAGCGCGGCCTGCAGGTGTCGAAGGCGGGCAACGACTTCCTGATGGTGGTGGGCTTCGTGTCGAGCGACGGCCGCCTGAGTCAGGGCGAGATCTCCGACTACGTCACCTCCAACCTCCAGGATACGCTGAGCCGTGTCGAAGGCGTGGGCGACGTCACCGTCTTCGGCCCGCAGAACGCCATGCGCATCTGGCTCGACCCCGATGCGCTGAACAACTTCGCGCTGACCACCACCGACGTCTCCAACGCCATCAAGACCCAGAACGCACAGGTCTCCGCCGGCCAGCTCGGCGGCGCCCCGGCGGTTCCGGGCCAGCAGATCAACGCCACCATCACCGCCCAGTCGCGCCTGCAGACGCCCGAACAGTTCGGCGCCATCCTGCTGCGCGTGAACCCCGACGGCTCCCAGGTGCGGCTGCGCGACGTGGCGCGGATCGAGATCGGCTCCGAGACCTACGAGATCAGCGCCGCCTACAACGGCAATCCGGCGGCGGGCGTCGGCATCAAGCTGGCGACCGGCGCCAACGCGCTGGACACCGCCGCCGCGGTCAAGGCGCGCGTGGCGGAACTGCAGCCCTTCTTCCCGGCGGGCATCGAGGTCATCTACCCCTACGACACGACGCCCTTCGTCAAGCTGTCGATCGATGGAGTCATCAAGACGCTGTTCGAGGCCATCGTCCTCGTCTTCGTCGTGATGTACCTGTTCCTGCAGAATTTCCGCGCGACGCTGATCCCGACCATCGCCGTTCCGGTGGTGCTGCTCGGCACCTTCGGCGTGATGTCCGCCTTCGGCTTCTCGGTCAACGTGCTGACGATGTTCGGCATGGTGCTGGCGATCGGCCTGCTGGTCGACGACGCCATCGTCGTGGTCGAGAACGTCGAGCGCGTGATGAGCGAGGAGGGGCTGCCCCCGCGCGAGGCGACGCGCAAGTCGATGGACCAGATCACCGGCGCGCTGATCGGCATCGCGCTGGTGCTGTCGGCCGTGTTCGTGCCGATGGCCTTCTTCGGCGGGTCGGCCGGCGCCATCTACCGCCAGTTCGCGCTGACCATCGTATCGGCGATGGCGCTGTCGGTGGTGGTCGCGCTGGTTCTGACCCCGGCGCTCTGCGCCACCATGCTGAAGCAGGTTCCGGCCGGCCATGGGCATGCCCGCAAGGGCTTCTTCGGCCTGTTCAACCGCGGCTTCGACGCCAGCAGCCGGGTCTACGTCCGCGGCGTGCGGGGGGCGGTGAACCGGCTGGGCCGCTATTTCGTCGCCTATCTGCTGATCCTCGGCGGGCTGGGCTACCTGTTCCTGCAGATGCCGTCCTCCTTCCTGCCGACGGAGGACCGCGGCCAGCTGTTCGTGCTGTGGTCGGCCCCGCCGAACGCCAGCGCCGAGCGCACGGCCGAGACCGCCAAGGCCGTCACCAGCTATTTCCTGGAAAAGGAGAAGGACAGCGTCGAGGGCCTGTTCACCATTGTCGGCTTCAACTTCTCCGGCCGCGGCCAGAATGCCGGCATGGCCTTCGTCCGGCTGAAGGACTGGAGCGAGCGCGAATCCCCGGCGCTGAAGCCGCAGGCCATCGCCGGGCGGGCGATGGGGGCGCTGTCGCAGCTGAAGGATGCGGTGGTCTTCGCCTTCCTGCCGCCGTCGGTCCCCGGCCTCGGCAACGCCACCGGCTTCGACCTGCAGCTGGTCGATCGCGGCGGGCTGGGCCATGACCGGCTGATGCAGGCGCGCAACCAGCTGCTGGGCATGGCGGCGCAGAATCCGAAGCTGGTCGGCGTCCGCCCCAACGGCCTGGAGGACACGCCGCAGTTCAAGCTGGACATCGACCGCGAGAAGGCGAGCGCGCTCGGGCTTTCGCTCAGCGACATCAACACGACGCTGTCGGTGGCCTGGGGCTCGTCCTACGTCAACGACTTCATCGACCAGGGCCGCGTGAAGAAGGTCTATCTGCAGGCCGACGCGCCCTACCGCATGCAGCCGAGCGACATCGACCGCTGGTACGTGCGCAACTCCAGCAACCAGATGGTCCCCTTCTCCGCCTTCACGACGGCGCAGTGGGTCTACGGCTCGCCCAAGCTGGAGCGCTATAACGGCTCCTCCTCGCTGAACATCCAGGGATCGGCCGCACCGGGCATCAGTTCGGGCGAGGCGATGGCCGAGATGGAAGCGATGATGCAGAAGCTGCCGCCGGGCATCGGCTACGAGTGGACCGGCCTGTCCTTCGAGGAGCGGCTCAGCGGCTCGCAGGCCCCGGTGCTCTATGCTCTGTCGATGCTCATCGTCTTCCTCTGTCTGGCGGCGCTTTACGAGAGCTGGTCGGTGCCGGCCTCGGTGATCCTGGTGGTGCCGCTGGGCGTCATCGGCGCGGTCATCGCGGCGACGCTGCGCGGCCTGCCGAGCGACGTCTATTTCCAGGTCGGCCTGCTGACCACCATCGGACTGTCGGCGAAGAACGCCATCCTGATCGTGGAGTTCGCCAAGTCGCTCTACGACCAGGGCATGGATCTGAAGGAGGCGACGATCGAGGCCTGCCGCCAGCGTCTGCGGCCGATCATCATGACCTCGCTGGCCTTCGTCCTCGGCGTGCTGCCGCTGGCGATCGCAACCGGCGCCGGGTCGGAGAGCCAGAACGCCATCGGCGTCGGCGTGATGGGCGGCATGATCTCCGCCACCGTGCTGGCGATCCTGTTCGTGCCGGTTTTCTTCGTCGGGGTATACCGCCTGTTCGTCCGCCGGCGCCCCGGCCAGGATGCCGTACCGCAGCATGCTGCGGGTGACTGA
- a CDS encoding MFS transporter, translating to MTARQSAAPDSAPGNAMVSSLVPARMDRLPWARFHWMVVVGLGVSWILDGIEIQLISASGYKESLGMSSAEVGLAGTIYLMGQVVGALVFGRLTDRWGRKRLFITTLAIYLIASGIAGFAWTPWFLYLWRFVAGMGIGGEYAAINSAIDELIPARYRGRVDIAINGTYWGGAMIGAVGSVFLLDHSLVPEDLGWRIAFFIGPLLGLAIIHLRRFIPESPRWMVTHGMEAEAERIVDGIEASVRDQGKTLPPVDPRRAMSIIPEDSVSYAQLVDVFFRQYPSRTFLGVTMMVTQSFLYNAIFFTYALVLQNFYHLDPSQTALYFFPFAAGNLIGPLLLGPLFDTVGRRRMIFGTYLLAGTVLLASAILFRQGVLTADTHTVFWCVSFFFASAGASSAYLTVSEIFPLEVRAQAISYFFAIAQVVGSTGPLLFGWLVGEGTERDPLFWGYVLGSVVMMFGGVVALIYGVDAEGKGLEEIAEPLTKADRDRGVGEEAAETI from the coding sequence ATGACCGCCAGACAAAGCGCTGCTCCCGATTCCGCGCCAGGGAATGCCATGGTGAGCAGTCTCGTGCCCGCCCGGATGGACCGGCTGCCTTGGGCCCGCTTCCACTGGATGGTCGTGGTGGGGCTGGGCGTCAGCTGGATCCTGGACGGCATCGAAATCCAGCTGATCTCGGCCTCCGGCTACAAGGAAAGCCTGGGCATGTCGAGTGCCGAGGTCGGGCTCGCCGGGACCATCTATCTTATGGGGCAGGTGGTCGGCGCGCTCGTCTTCGGGCGGCTGACCGACCGCTGGGGGCGCAAGCGGCTGTTCATCACCACGCTGGCGATCTACCTGATCGCGTCCGGCATCGCCGGGTTCGCCTGGACGCCGTGGTTCCTCTATCTCTGGCGCTTCGTCGCCGGGATGGGGATCGGCGGCGAATATGCCGCCATCAACTCCGCAATCGACGAGCTGATTCCCGCCCGCTACCGCGGCCGCGTCGACATCGCCATCAACGGCACCTACTGGGGCGGCGCGATGATCGGCGCCGTCGGCAGCGTCTTTCTTCTCGACCACTCCCTGGTCCCGGAGGATCTCGGCTGGCGGATCGCCTTCTTCATCGGCCCGCTTCTGGGGCTGGCCATCATCCATCTGCGCCGATTCATCCCGGAGAGCCCGCGCTGGATGGTCACCCACGGCATGGAGGCGGAGGCCGAGCGCATCGTCGACGGCATCGAGGCCAGCGTTCGCGACCAGGGAAAGACGCTGCCGCCGGTCGATCCGCGGCGGGCCATGTCCATCATCCCCGAGGATTCCGTGTCCTACGCCCAGCTTGTGGACGTCTTCTTCCGGCAATATCCGTCCCGCACCTTCCTGGGCGTGACGATGATGGTCACGCAATCCTTCCTCTACAACGCGATCTTCTTCACCTACGCCCTCGTCCTTCAGAATTTCTATCACCTCGACCCGTCGCAGACGGCGCTCTATTTCTTCCCCTTCGCCGCCGGCAACCTGATCGGGCCGCTGCTGCTGGGGCCGCTGTTCGACACGGTGGGGCGGCGGCGGATGATCTTCGGCACCTATCTGCTGGCGGGAACGGTGCTGCTGGCCTCTGCCATCCTGTTCCGGCAGGGAGTGCTGACGGCGGACACGCACACTGTCTTCTGGTGCGTCTCCTTCTTCTTCGCCTCGGCGGGCGCGTCCTCGGCCTATCTGACGGTCAGCGAGATCTTCCCGCTGGAGGTGCGCGCGCAGGCCATCTCCTATTTCTTCGCCATCGCCCAGGTGGTGGGCTCCACCGGGCCCCTGCTGTTCGGCTGGCTGGTGGGGGAGGGTACGGAGCGCGACCCGCTGTTCTGGGGCTATGTGCTGGGGTCGGTGGTGATGATGTTCGGCGGCGTGGTCGCCCTGATCTACGGCGTCGATGCCGAAGGCAAGGGGCTGGAGGAGATCGCCGAACCCCTGACCAAGGCCGACCGCGACCGCGGGGTGGGAGAGGAGGCGGCGGAAACGATCTGA